Proteins from a genomic interval of Psychrobacter urativorans:
- a CDS encoding ABC transporter ATP-binding protein has product MNDSTDQADAHSTKRNARLDTQKVPPEPILPTPILLVPNTQNNRTQDRQSRNKQTKNQQDNNINIPQQDNSHTEHPTVLVTDKPYFSVQDLVVGYDDTTVVNGLSLTLQQGEIGCFLGYSGCGKTTALRAIAGLEPTRLGIITLNEQCLTEKTTSKSYAVSPAKRGMGMVFQDYALFGHLSVAKNIAFGLNKWSAADKKARVAEMLSLVELSEHADKRPSELSGGQQQRVALARALAPKPQLLLLDEPFSNLDVVLRESLAMNVRDILKRTNTTAILVTHDQNEAFALADKVGVMHQGKLEQWATPTELYHEPVSPFVAEFVGEGAMIDGVIKEGHVETALGDIYRRMECYDEVGQPQYCDYDYPNGTPIKVLVRPDDVIHDDDSTQTALVIGRVFRGANYLYRLQLDDGQTVLALVSSHHNHEVGSRIGILPMLKHVVVFDEKNINATTWSDYDRS; this is encoded by the coding sequence ATGAACGACTCCACAGACCAAGCAGATGCACATTCAACCAAGCGTAATGCTCGGCTTGATACTCAAAAAGTACCCCCTGAGCCAATACTACCTACGCCAATACTATTAGTACCGAATACTCAAAATAATCGCACACAAGACCGTCAGTCGCGAAATAAACAGACCAAAAATCAGCAGGATAACAATATTAATATACCCCAACAAGACAACAGCCATACAGAACATCCTACAGTGCTCGTTACTGATAAGCCTTATTTTAGCGTGCAAGATTTGGTAGTGGGCTATGACGATACAACAGTGGTGAATGGACTGTCATTAACCTTACAGCAAGGTGAGATTGGTTGCTTTTTAGGTTATAGCGGCTGTGGAAAAACTACGGCGTTACGAGCAATTGCGGGTTTAGAGCCGACGCGTTTGGGTATTATTACGCTAAATGAACAGTGCTTAACAGAAAAGACCACCAGCAAATCCTATGCGGTATCTCCTGCTAAACGTGGCATGGGTATGGTATTTCAAGACTATGCGCTGTTTGGACATTTAAGCGTGGCGAAGAATATTGCGTTTGGGCTTAATAAATGGTCGGCTGCTGATAAAAAAGCGCGGGTAGCTGAAATGTTAAGTCTCGTTGAGTTGTCTGAACATGCCGATAAGCGCCCATCGGAACTGTCAGGGGGTCAACAACAGCGTGTTGCTTTAGCACGAGCATTAGCCCCAAAACCTCAGTTATTACTCCTTGATGAGCCGTTTTCTAATCTTGATGTGGTGCTGCGTGAATCACTTGCCATGAATGTGCGCGATATCTTGAAACGTACTAATACTACCGCAATTTTGGTCACTCATGATCAAAACGAAGCCTTTGCATTAGCGGATAAAGTCGGCGTGATGCATCAAGGAAAATTGGAACAGTGGGCAACCCCGACCGAGCTATATCACGAGCCAGTCAGTCCGTTCGTTGCCGAGTTCGTTGGTGAAGGCGCGATGATAGATGGCGTGATTAAAGAAGGTCATGTCGAGACTGCGCTTGGTGATATTTATCGGCGTATGGAATGCTATGATGAGGTAGGGCAGCCACAGTATTGCGATTATGATTATCCTAATGGCACGCCTATTAAGGTGTTGGTACGCCCTGACGATGTCATTCACGATGATGACAGTACGCAGACGGCATTGGTCATTGGGCGTGTTTTTCGCGGAGCAAATTATCTCTATCGTTTGCAACTGGACGATGGGCAGACGGTATTGGCTTTAGTGTCTAGCCATCATAATCATGAGGTTGGCTCGCGTATTGGTATCTTACCGATGCTGAAACACGTAGTGGTTTTCGATGAAAAAAATATCAACGCCACCACATGGTCAGATTATGATAGGTCATAA
- a CDS encoding methyltransferase codes for MDNKDSQAPDVIAQKDQRSDRSFDTIADHFEKKVYGGLKGDIRLAVLRRDIFAYVNQMSQKLGRPLHILDVGAGLAQIAIELAAQGHTVVVNDISANMLAKAKVSAEQAQATENISWYVCPYQQLEEQLAAENVEKFDLILCHALLEWLAEPVAVMDFFDKHLTDNGALSLCFYNPASFDYRNLIMGNFNLLDTLLHKDDNQADNKKSLTPNHPVAKQEVESWLQQHHYQTLLTSGLRVFHDYSPLKRGGHNDPEAVIRMELRYSQQEPYKWLGRYLHILASR; via the coding sequence ATGGATAATAAAGACAGTCAAGCGCCAGATGTCATAGCGCAAAAAGACCAACGTAGCGACCGCAGCTTTGATACGATTGCCGATCATTTTGAAAAAAAAGTCTATGGCGGTTTAAAAGGTGATATTCGGTTAGCCGTATTGCGCCGTGATATTTTTGCTTATGTTAACCAAATGAGCCAAAAGCTAGGGCGACCGCTACATATTTTAGATGTTGGTGCAGGGCTTGCACAAATAGCGATTGAGCTTGCCGCTCAAGGACATACCGTGGTAGTGAATGATATCTCCGCTAATATGCTAGCTAAGGCGAAAGTCAGTGCAGAACAAGCGCAGGCGACAGAAAATATAAGCTGGTACGTATGCCCTTATCAACAGCTCGAAGAACAACTTGCCGCTGAAAACGTCGAGAAGTTTGACTTAATATTGTGTCATGCGTTACTTGAATGGCTGGCAGAACCAGTAGCCGTCATGGACTTTTTTGATAAACATCTGACTGATAATGGGGCGCTGTCGTTATGCTTTTATAACCCTGCAAGCTTTGATTATCGTAATTTGATAATGGGAAATTTTAACCTTCTCGATACCTTGCTTCATAAAGACGACAATCAAGCCGACAATAAAAAAAGCTTGACCCCGAATCATCCGGTAGCCAAGCAAGAAGTAGAATCGTGGTTACAGCAGCATCATTATCAAACACTACTGACTAGCGGTCTGCGCGTCTTTCATGATTACTCACCACTCAAACGTGGCGGTCATAATGACCCCGAAGCCGTGATTCGGATGGAGCTGCGCTACTCACAGCAAGAGCCTTATAAATGGTTAGGGCGCTATTTGCATATTTTGGCAAGTCGCTAG